One window from the genome of Eucalyptus grandis isolate ANBG69807.140 chromosome 7, ASM1654582v1, whole genome shotgun sequence encodes:
- the LOC104454175 gene encoding probable adenylate kinase 6, chloroplastic encodes MAVLKRLMLARASAVVARGLCSGRELGSGSGCGPKQLPLQRSPEGRNRQWVFLGCPGVGKGTYSSRLSGLVGVPHISTGDLVRDELAASGPLASQLAEIVNHGKLVPDEIIIDLLSKRLEAGEAKGETGFILDGFPRTVRQAEILEGVTDIDLVVNLKLREEALLAKCLGRRICSQCGGNYNIASIDIKGENGQPGMYMSPLLPPPHCASKLITRSDDTEEVVKERLRIYNELTKPVEDFYRQRGKLLEFDLPGGIPESWPKLLQALNLGDNANKKSAAA; translated from the exons ATGGCCGTCTTGAAGCGGCTCATGCTGGCGAGGGCCTCGGCGGTCGTCGCGCGAGGCCTCTGCTCCGGGCGCGAGCTCGGATCGGGCTCCGGCTGCGGCCCGAAGCAGCTCCCGCTGCAGCGGAGCCCCGAGGGGAGGAACCGCCAGTGGGTCTTCCTCGGCTGCCCCGGCGTCGGCAAGGGGACCTACTCCTCCCGGCTGTCGGGCCTCGTCGGCGTCCCGCACATCTCCACCGGCGACCTCGTCCGGGACGAGCTCGCCGCCTCCGGCCCGCTCGCTTCGCAG CTTGCAGAGATCGTTAACCATGGGAAATTGGTGCCGGATGAAATCATTATAGATTTACTGTCGAAACGTCTTGAAGCCGGAGAAGCGAAGGGTGAGACTGGATTCATACTCGATGGCTTCCCTCGGACCGTAAGACAGGCG GAGATATTGGAAGGAGTAACTGATATCGACTTAGTGGTCAATTTAAAGCTTCGTGAAGAAGCTCTACTGGCAAAATGCCTTGGAAGGAGGATCTGCAGTCAATGTGGAGGAAATTACAACATCGCCAGCATTGACATCAAGGGTGAGAATGGGCAACCTGGGATGTACATGTCTCCACTCCTTCCCCCTCCACATTGTGCATCGAAGCTGATCACTCGTTCTGATGACACTGAAGAAGTTGTAAAAGAACGGCTTCGCATATACAATGAGCTG ACAAAACCTGTGGAAGACTTTTATAGACAGCGGGGCAAGTTGTTAGAGTTTGATCTACCAGGAGGGATCCCAGAGTCATGGCCAAAGCTgcttcaagctttgaaccttGGAGACAATGCTAATAAAAAATCTGCAGCAGCATAA
- the LOC104454174 gene encoding two-component response regulator-like PRR37 isoform X3 yields the protein MPIVQMTNNRPGTEGLAEQNHHKNDDNKDIRDGVRGDGQELAEEDELQIYGDVEGASDRKVEATEPQDFVHAHSVIPRSQQQSEEPSVHWERFLPLRSLKVLLVENDDSTRQVVGALLRNCGYEVTAAANGLQAWKILEDLTNRIDLVLTEVVMPCVTGIGLLCKIMSHKTWKNVPVIMMSSHDSMNIVFQCLSKGAVDFLVKPIRKNELKNLWQHVWRKCHSQSSGSGSESGIRTQKSTKSKSCEDSDNNTGSNDEDDSESIGVRDGSDNGSGTQSSWTKRAVEIDSPRKASSWEQLADPPDSTCAQVIHARPDTRSSNWVPMTAMRNAKGKYDELDMMGKDLEIGAPDLQIEEPSKNDKITTDPTANEISEIEYQKNDEQLGDKQLELNGEKLNAKTGAVTSSSNPPMERVNFDIANGSSKMSDMKDKAAYDIKEMPSLELSLKRMKDDVESKSHDKKILRHSDLSAFSRYNSSTPNQTPTGNVSSCSPADNSSEVDKTEYVQNFQSNSSSPQLNQGSNGSSNYNDVGSTTNNAFMKLENVTDKPPSKSILKYLHQSSAFQPVQHGGACPQPTVQGKVDPAMAHVIMTQARGVKHHVQVQHHHHHYHLHHHHHAQNVTQMQEPAEDHDNASKSTAAAAPQCGSSNILSTPYEGIVTNNSCNGSASGSNHASNGQNGGNFPTNDQETNVDGDNTIPCESGANGGIGYTNRNGVEQSRNAQREAALNKFRQKRKERCFEKKVRYHSRKKLAEQRPRVRGQFVRQAVNEIKDEEADS from the exons ATGCCGATTGTTCAGATGACCAATAATAGACCTGGGACTGAGGGGCTTGCAGAACAAAATCACCACAAAAATGACGATAACAAGGATATAAGGGATGGAGTCAGAGGCGATGGTCAGGAACTGGCAGAGGAAGATGAGTTACAGATCTACGGGGATGTGGAAGGTGCATCAGATAGGAAGGTCGAAGCAACAGAACCACAGGATTTTGTGCATGCGCATTCTGTTATTCCAAGGTCACAGCAGCAGTCAGAAGAGCCATCGGTTCACTGGGAAAGGTTTCTACCATTGAGGTCTCTGAAGGTACTGCTGGTGGAAAATGATGATTCAACTAGACAAGTCGTTGGTGCACTACTTCGAAATTGTGGTTACGAAG TTACAGCTGCAGCCAATGGTCTACAGGCATGGAAAATCTTGGAAGATCTGACCAATCGCATAGACCTTGTTTTGACTGAGGTTGTAATGCCTTGTGTAACCGGCATTGGACTTCTATGCAAGATTATGAGTCACAAAACCTGGAAAAACGTTCCTGTGATTA TGATGTCATCTCATGATTCCATGAATATAGTCTTCCAATGTTTATCGAAGGGTGCAGTTGATTTCTTAGTGAAGCCTATAAGAAAGAATGAGCTCAAAAATCTCTGGCAGCATGTTTGGAGAAAATGCCACAGC CAGTCTAGTGGTAGCGGAAGTGAAAGTGGTATAAGGACTCAAAAATCTACCAAGTCAAAAAGTTGTGAGGACTCTGACAACAACACGGGCAGCAATGATGAGGATGATAGTGAGAGCATCGGTGTTAGGGATGGAAGTGACAATGGAAGTGGCACTCAG AGCTCTTGGACGAAAAGGGCAGTGGAAATTGACAGTCCTCGGAAAGCGTCCTCTTGGGAGCAGTTGGCTGATCCTCCAGATAGCACCTGTGCACAAGTTATCCACGCAAGGCCTGATACGCGCAGCAGTAACTGGGTGCCTATGACTGCAATGAGGAATGCTAAGGGAAAATATGATGAACTTG ACATGATGGGCAAAGACTTGGAGATAGGAGCACCTGATCTGCAGATTGAAGAACCAagtaaaaatgataaaattaccACAGATCCTACTGCCAACGAAATCTCTGAGATTGAGTACCAAAAAAATGATGAGCAATTGGGGGATAAACAGTTGGAGCTCAACGGTGAGAAACTAAATGCCAAAACAGGTGCTGTCACTAGTAGTAGCAACCCTCCAATGGAAAGAGTCAATTTTGATATCGCCAATGGCTCATCCAAAATGTCTGACATGAAAGATAAGGCTGCATATGATATCAAGGAGATGCCGTCTCTTGAGCTCAGTTTGAAGAGGATGAAAGATGATGTTGAGAGCAAATCCCATGACAAAAAAATTCTGAGACATTCTGACCTCTCAGCTTTCTCAAG GTACAACTCTTCTACTCCCAATCAAACTCCAACCGGAAATGTCAGTAGCTGTTCCCCAGCTGACAATAGCTCAGAGGTAGACAAAACAGAGTATGTGCAGAATTTCCAGTCCAATTCGAGCAGCCCTCAGCTGAATCAAGGTTCCAATGGAAGCAGTAACTATAATGATGTGGGTTCGACCACTAACAATGCTTTCATGAAGCTAGAAAATGTCACTGACAAACCACCTTCTAAGTCTATTTTAAAATATCTCCATCAATCTTCTGCTTTCCAACCAGTGCAACATGGTGGTGCATGTCCTCAGCCTACAGTACAGGGTAAAGTAGACCCAGCAATGGCTCACGTGATTATGACACAAGCTAGGGGTGTGAAGCATCATGTTCAAGTgcagcaccaccaccaccattaccatctccaccaccaccaccatgcGCAGAATGTAACTCAAATGCAGGAACCAGCTGAGGATCATGACAATGCTTCAAAAAGCACAGCAGCTGCTGCTCCACAGTGTGGGTCATCCAACATCTTGAGTACACCATATGAAGGCATTGTTACCAATAACAGCTGCAATGGGAGTGCCTCTGGCAGTAATCATGCAAGCAATGGGCAGAACGGGGGGAACTTCCCCACAAATGATCAAGAAACAAACGTGGATGGAGACAATACGATACCATGTGAAAGTGGAGCCAATGGTGGGATTGGATATACGAACAGGAATGGAGTTGAACAAAGTCGGAATGCCCAAAGAGAAGCTGCTCTGAACAAATTTcggcaaaagagaaaagaaaggtgTTTTGAGAAAAAG GTTCGATACCACAGCAGGAAGAAACTGGCAGAACAGAGACCGCGTGTTCGTGGACAATTTGTGCGGCAGGCTGTCAATGAGATCAAAGATGAGGAGGCAGATTCCTGA
- the LOC104454174 gene encoding two-component response regulator-like PRR37 isoform X2 — translation MPIVQMTNNRPGTEGLAEQNHHKNDDNKDIRDGVRGDGQELAEEDELQIYGDVEGASDRKVEATEPQDFVHAHSVIPRSQQQSEEPSVHWERFLPLRSLKVLLVENDDSTRQVVGALLRNCGYEVTAAANGLQAWKILEDLTNRIDLVLTEVVMPCVTGIGLLCKIMSHKTWKNVPVIMMSSHDSMNIVFQCLSKGAVDFLVKPIRKNELKNLWQHVWRKCHSSSGSGSESGIRTQKSTKSKSCEDSDNNTGSNDEDDSESIGVRDGSDNGSGTQSSWTKRAVEIDSPRKASSWEQLADPPDSTCAQVIHARPDTRSSNWVPMTAMRNAKGKYDELDKDMMGKDLEIGAPDLQIEEPSKNDKITTDPTANEISEIEYQKNDEQLGDKQLELNGEKLNAKTGAVTSSSNPPMERVNFDIANGSSKMSDMKDKAAYDIKEMPSLELSLKRMKDDVESKSHDKKILRHSDLSAFSRYNSSTPNQTPTGNVSSCSPADNSSEVDKTEYVQNFQSNSSSPQLNQGSNGSSNYNDVGSTTNNAFMKLENVTDKPPSKSILKYLHQSSAFQPVQHGGACPQPTVQGKVDPAMAHVIMTQARGVKHHVQVQHHHHHYHLHHHHHAQNVTQMQEPAEDHDNASKSTAAAAPQCGSSNILSTPYEGIVTNNSCNGSASGSNHASNGQNGGNFPTNDQETNVDGDNTIPCESGANGGIGYTNRNGVEQSRNAQREAALNKFRQKRKERCFEKKVRYHSRKKLAEQRPRVRGQFVRQAVNEIKDEEADS, via the exons ATGCCGATTGTTCAGATGACCAATAATAGACCTGGGACTGAGGGGCTTGCAGAACAAAATCACCACAAAAATGACGATAACAAGGATATAAGGGATGGAGTCAGAGGCGATGGTCAGGAACTGGCAGAGGAAGATGAGTTACAGATCTACGGGGATGTGGAAGGTGCATCAGATAGGAAGGTCGAAGCAACAGAACCACAGGATTTTGTGCATGCGCATTCTGTTATTCCAAGGTCACAGCAGCAGTCAGAAGAGCCATCGGTTCACTGGGAAAGGTTTCTACCATTGAGGTCTCTGAAGGTACTGCTGGTGGAAAATGATGATTCAACTAGACAAGTCGTTGGTGCACTACTTCGAAATTGTGGTTACGAAG TTACAGCTGCAGCCAATGGTCTACAGGCATGGAAAATCTTGGAAGATCTGACCAATCGCATAGACCTTGTTTTGACTGAGGTTGTAATGCCTTGTGTAACCGGCATTGGACTTCTATGCAAGATTATGAGTCACAAAACCTGGAAAAACGTTCCTGTGATTA TGATGTCATCTCATGATTCCATGAATATAGTCTTCCAATGTTTATCGAAGGGTGCAGTTGATTTCTTAGTGAAGCCTATAAGAAAGAATGAGCTCAAAAATCTCTGGCAGCATGTTTGGAGAAAATGCCACAGC TCTAGTGGTAGCGGAAGTGAAAGTGGTATAAGGACTCAAAAATCTACCAAGTCAAAAAGTTGTGAGGACTCTGACAACAACACGGGCAGCAATGATGAGGATGATAGTGAGAGCATCGGTGTTAGGGATGGAAGTGACAATGGAAGTGGCACTCAG AGCTCTTGGACGAAAAGGGCAGTGGAAATTGACAGTCCTCGGAAAGCGTCCTCTTGGGAGCAGTTGGCTGATCCTCCAGATAGCACCTGTGCACAAGTTATCCACGCAAGGCCTGATACGCGCAGCAGTAACTGGGTGCCTATGACTGCAATGAGGAATGCTAAGGGAAAATATGATGAACTTG ATAAAGACATGATGGGCAAAGACTTGGAGATAGGAGCACCTGATCTGCAGATTGAAGAACCAagtaaaaatgataaaattaccACAGATCCTACTGCCAACGAAATCTCTGAGATTGAGTACCAAAAAAATGATGAGCAATTGGGGGATAAACAGTTGGAGCTCAACGGTGAGAAACTAAATGCCAAAACAGGTGCTGTCACTAGTAGTAGCAACCCTCCAATGGAAAGAGTCAATTTTGATATCGCCAATGGCTCATCCAAAATGTCTGACATGAAAGATAAGGCTGCATATGATATCAAGGAGATGCCGTCTCTTGAGCTCAGTTTGAAGAGGATGAAAGATGATGTTGAGAGCAAATCCCATGACAAAAAAATTCTGAGACATTCTGACCTCTCAGCTTTCTCAAG GTACAACTCTTCTACTCCCAATCAAACTCCAACCGGAAATGTCAGTAGCTGTTCCCCAGCTGACAATAGCTCAGAGGTAGACAAAACAGAGTATGTGCAGAATTTCCAGTCCAATTCGAGCAGCCCTCAGCTGAATCAAGGTTCCAATGGAAGCAGTAACTATAATGATGTGGGTTCGACCACTAACAATGCTTTCATGAAGCTAGAAAATGTCACTGACAAACCACCTTCTAAGTCTATTTTAAAATATCTCCATCAATCTTCTGCTTTCCAACCAGTGCAACATGGTGGTGCATGTCCTCAGCCTACAGTACAGGGTAAAGTAGACCCAGCAATGGCTCACGTGATTATGACACAAGCTAGGGGTGTGAAGCATCATGTTCAAGTgcagcaccaccaccaccattaccatctccaccaccaccaccatgcGCAGAATGTAACTCAAATGCAGGAACCAGCTGAGGATCATGACAATGCTTCAAAAAGCACAGCAGCTGCTGCTCCACAGTGTGGGTCATCCAACATCTTGAGTACACCATATGAAGGCATTGTTACCAATAACAGCTGCAATGGGAGTGCCTCTGGCAGTAATCATGCAAGCAATGGGCAGAACGGGGGGAACTTCCCCACAAATGATCAAGAAACAAACGTGGATGGAGACAATACGATACCATGTGAAAGTGGAGCCAATGGTGGGATTGGATATACGAACAGGAATGGAGTTGAACAAAGTCGGAATGCCCAAAGAGAAGCTGCTCTGAACAAATTTcggcaaaagagaaaagaaaggtgTTTTGAGAAAAAG GTTCGATACCACAGCAGGAAGAAACTGGCAGAACAGAGACCGCGTGTTCGTGGACAATTTGTGCGGCAGGCTGTCAATGAGATCAAAGATGAGGAGGCAGATTCCTGA
- the LOC104454174 gene encoding two-component response regulator-like PRR37 isoform X1, with protein MPIVQMTNNRPGTEGLAEQNHHKNDDNKDIRDGVRGDGQELAEEDELQIYGDVEGASDRKVEATEPQDFVHAHSVIPRSQQQSEEPSVHWERFLPLRSLKVLLVENDDSTRQVVGALLRNCGYEVTAAANGLQAWKILEDLTNRIDLVLTEVVMPCVTGIGLLCKIMSHKTWKNVPVIMMSSHDSMNIVFQCLSKGAVDFLVKPIRKNELKNLWQHVWRKCHSQSSGSGSESGIRTQKSTKSKSCEDSDNNTGSNDEDDSESIGVRDGSDNGSGTQSSWTKRAVEIDSPRKASSWEQLADPPDSTCAQVIHARPDTRSSNWVPMTAMRNAKGKYDELDKDMMGKDLEIGAPDLQIEEPSKNDKITTDPTANEISEIEYQKNDEQLGDKQLELNGEKLNAKTGAVTSSSNPPMERVNFDIANGSSKMSDMKDKAAYDIKEMPSLELSLKRMKDDVESKSHDKKILRHSDLSAFSRYNSSTPNQTPTGNVSSCSPADNSSEVDKTEYVQNFQSNSSSPQLNQGSNGSSNYNDVGSTTNNAFMKLENVTDKPPSKSILKYLHQSSAFQPVQHGGACPQPTVQGKVDPAMAHVIMTQARGVKHHVQVQHHHHHYHLHHHHHAQNVTQMQEPAEDHDNASKSTAAAAPQCGSSNILSTPYEGIVTNNSCNGSASGSNHASNGQNGGNFPTNDQETNVDGDNTIPCESGANGGIGYTNRNGVEQSRNAQREAALNKFRQKRKERCFEKKVRYHSRKKLAEQRPRVRGQFVRQAVNEIKDEEADS; from the exons ATGCCGATTGTTCAGATGACCAATAATAGACCTGGGACTGAGGGGCTTGCAGAACAAAATCACCACAAAAATGACGATAACAAGGATATAAGGGATGGAGTCAGAGGCGATGGTCAGGAACTGGCAGAGGAAGATGAGTTACAGATCTACGGGGATGTGGAAGGTGCATCAGATAGGAAGGTCGAAGCAACAGAACCACAGGATTTTGTGCATGCGCATTCTGTTATTCCAAGGTCACAGCAGCAGTCAGAAGAGCCATCGGTTCACTGGGAAAGGTTTCTACCATTGAGGTCTCTGAAGGTACTGCTGGTGGAAAATGATGATTCAACTAGACAAGTCGTTGGTGCACTACTTCGAAATTGTGGTTACGAAG TTACAGCTGCAGCCAATGGTCTACAGGCATGGAAAATCTTGGAAGATCTGACCAATCGCATAGACCTTGTTTTGACTGAGGTTGTAATGCCTTGTGTAACCGGCATTGGACTTCTATGCAAGATTATGAGTCACAAAACCTGGAAAAACGTTCCTGTGATTA TGATGTCATCTCATGATTCCATGAATATAGTCTTCCAATGTTTATCGAAGGGTGCAGTTGATTTCTTAGTGAAGCCTATAAGAAAGAATGAGCTCAAAAATCTCTGGCAGCATGTTTGGAGAAAATGCCACAGC CAGTCTAGTGGTAGCGGAAGTGAAAGTGGTATAAGGACTCAAAAATCTACCAAGTCAAAAAGTTGTGAGGACTCTGACAACAACACGGGCAGCAATGATGAGGATGATAGTGAGAGCATCGGTGTTAGGGATGGAAGTGACAATGGAAGTGGCACTCAG AGCTCTTGGACGAAAAGGGCAGTGGAAATTGACAGTCCTCGGAAAGCGTCCTCTTGGGAGCAGTTGGCTGATCCTCCAGATAGCACCTGTGCACAAGTTATCCACGCAAGGCCTGATACGCGCAGCAGTAACTGGGTGCCTATGACTGCAATGAGGAATGCTAAGGGAAAATATGATGAACTTG ATAAAGACATGATGGGCAAAGACTTGGAGATAGGAGCACCTGATCTGCAGATTGAAGAACCAagtaaaaatgataaaattaccACAGATCCTACTGCCAACGAAATCTCTGAGATTGAGTACCAAAAAAATGATGAGCAATTGGGGGATAAACAGTTGGAGCTCAACGGTGAGAAACTAAATGCCAAAACAGGTGCTGTCACTAGTAGTAGCAACCCTCCAATGGAAAGAGTCAATTTTGATATCGCCAATGGCTCATCCAAAATGTCTGACATGAAAGATAAGGCTGCATATGATATCAAGGAGATGCCGTCTCTTGAGCTCAGTTTGAAGAGGATGAAAGATGATGTTGAGAGCAAATCCCATGACAAAAAAATTCTGAGACATTCTGACCTCTCAGCTTTCTCAAG GTACAACTCTTCTACTCCCAATCAAACTCCAACCGGAAATGTCAGTAGCTGTTCCCCAGCTGACAATAGCTCAGAGGTAGACAAAACAGAGTATGTGCAGAATTTCCAGTCCAATTCGAGCAGCCCTCAGCTGAATCAAGGTTCCAATGGAAGCAGTAACTATAATGATGTGGGTTCGACCACTAACAATGCTTTCATGAAGCTAGAAAATGTCACTGACAAACCACCTTCTAAGTCTATTTTAAAATATCTCCATCAATCTTCTGCTTTCCAACCAGTGCAACATGGTGGTGCATGTCCTCAGCCTACAGTACAGGGTAAAGTAGACCCAGCAATGGCTCACGTGATTATGACACAAGCTAGGGGTGTGAAGCATCATGTTCAAGTgcagcaccaccaccaccattaccatctccaccaccaccaccatgcGCAGAATGTAACTCAAATGCAGGAACCAGCTGAGGATCATGACAATGCTTCAAAAAGCACAGCAGCTGCTGCTCCACAGTGTGGGTCATCCAACATCTTGAGTACACCATATGAAGGCATTGTTACCAATAACAGCTGCAATGGGAGTGCCTCTGGCAGTAATCATGCAAGCAATGGGCAGAACGGGGGGAACTTCCCCACAAATGATCAAGAAACAAACGTGGATGGAGACAATACGATACCATGTGAAAGTGGAGCCAATGGTGGGATTGGATATACGAACAGGAATGGAGTTGAACAAAGTCGGAATGCCCAAAGAGAAGCTGCTCTGAACAAATTTcggcaaaagagaaaagaaaggtgTTTTGAGAAAAAG GTTCGATACCACAGCAGGAAGAAACTGGCAGAACAGAGACCGCGTGTTCGTGGACAATTTGTGCGGCAGGCTGTCAATGAGATCAAAGATGAGGAGGCAGATTCCTGA
- the LOC104454176 gene encoding zinc finger CCCH domain-containing protein 21 yields the protein MPPKQQSKADVAKKQKVVEDKTFGLKNKNKSKNVQKYVQSLQQSVQPKPDASKVAAKKKKEEEKAREKELNDLFKIAVSQPKVPVGVDPKSILCEFYKAGQCTKGFKCKFSHDLNVQRKGEKIDIYSDKRDEDTMEDWDQETLEKVVESKKKEYNQNKPTEIVCKYFLESVEKKQYGWFWSCPNGGKDCHYRHALPPGYVLKSQMKALIEEEADKAPIEDQIEDQRSKLTASTPMTPELFVQWKKKKIEEREVGLAAQRAERAKNDRMSGRELFLSDASLFVDDAEAYDKYQREEELEDAKDNAGGKSAEGQPSTSRSAVAESEEVLLDDDDDDELDMDELNELEASLSKTSIQIREPGIEASS from the exons ATGCCTCCGAAGCAGCAATCCAAGGCGGACGTGGCGAAGAAGCAGAAGGTTGTGGAGGACAAGACGTTCGGgctcaagaacaagaacaagagcaaGAACGTCCAGAAGTACGTCCAGTCTCTCCAGCAATCGGTCCAGCCGAAGCCCGACGCATCGAAAGTCGCCGCCAAG aagaagaaggaggaagagaaggccAGAGAGAAGGAGCTAAATGATCTATTCAAGATTGCTGTCAGTCAGCCGAAAGTGCCAGTCG GTGTTGATCCCAAATCTATATTATGCGAATTTTACAAGGCGGGGCAGTGTACTAAAGGGTTTAAATGCAAGTTTTCCCATGATCTGAATGTCCAAAGGAAGGGTGAGAAGATAGATATCTACAGCGATAAACGCGATGAAG ATACGATGGAGGATTGGGATCAAGAGACATTGGAGAAGGTTGTGGagtcaaagaagaaagaatataaTCAGAATAAGCCCACTGAGATT GTTTGCAAGTACTTTCTGGAATCAGTTGAAAAGAAACAATATGGTTGGTTCTGGTCGTGCCCAAATGGTGGAAAAGATTGCCACTACAGACATGCTTTACCACCAGGATatgttttgaagtcacaaatGAAGGCACTTATTGAGGAAGAAGCTGACAAGGCCCCCATTGAAGATCAGATTGAAGACCAG CGATCGAAATTGACTGCTTCGACTCCAATGACTCCCGAGTTGTTCgtgcaatggaagaagaaaaagattgaagaaaggGAAGTGGGTTTGGCTGCTCAGCGAGCAGAAAGGGCCAAGAATGACCGCATGAg TGGGCGCGAGCTGTTTCTATCGGATGCTAGCTTGTTTGTGGATGATGCTGAGGCATATGATAAGTACCAGAGAGAGGAAGAACTGGAAGATGCCAAAGACAAT GCCGGAGGCAAATCAGCAGAGGGGCAACCAAGCACATCAAGAAGTGCGGTGGCCGAATCTGAAGAGGTCCTGcttgacgacgacgacgacgacgagctGGACATGGATGAATTAAATGAACTTGAAGCTAGTTTGTCGAAAACCTCAATTCAAATTCGTGAGCCGGGAATTGAAGCTTCATCCTGA